The following are encoded in a window of Gimesia chilikensis genomic DNA:
- a CDS encoding pentapeptide repeat-containing protein, which produces MNVDSHLVRLVHDILFREWDPLGVNADEAAFSEYSRYDVVLLQLLKRGADERRVAEHLLRIQEQSLGISPPDPERDKVIASRLLAAYEIAQRPIRPARSAVELLERYQAGERVFNGSRIETDESGILAGSILNGLVLRNAYVKLSYQRASLRGADFWDSELKGSDFSYADLRGARFVGSVLSDTSFQGARLEGAEFNNACYQLRMLKTGEFPDS; this is translated from the coding sequence ATGAACGTTGACTCTCATCTGGTTCGTCTGGTGCATGACATTCTGTTTCGTGAGTGGGACCCGCTGGGTGTGAATGCAGATGAAGCCGCCTTCAGTGAGTATTCCCGGTACGATGTTGTGCTTCTCCAACTACTCAAGAGAGGGGCGGATGAACGGCGTGTTGCAGAGCATCTGCTGCGAATTCAGGAACAATCGCTGGGGATCAGTCCGCCTGATCCTGAGAGGGACAAGGTGATCGCCTCGCGACTGCTGGCCGCCTATGAGATTGCCCAGCGTCCCATTCGACCGGCCCGCTCCGCAGTAGAGTTACTGGAACGTTATCAGGCGGGAGAACGTGTTTTCAATGGCAGCCGGATTGAGACCGACGAAAGTGGAATATTGGCGGGTTCTATTCTGAATGGTCTGGTGCTCCGCAACGCTTATGTGAAGCTCTCATATCAGCGGGCGTCACTGCGAGGTGCCGATTTCTGGGACTCGGAGCTAAAGGGCTCTGACTTCTCTTATGCTGATTTACGCGGTGCCAGGTTTGTCGGAAGCGTGCTGAGCGACACTTCTTTTCAAGGAGCCCGGCTGGAGGGAGCAGAGTTCAACAATGCCTGTTATCAGCTGCGCATGTTGAAAACAGGTGAGTTCCCAGACAGTTGA